One genomic region from Anabaena sp. PCC 7108 encodes:
- a CDS encoding response regulator codes for MKTLPISRYRFFQKLQPLSLLKKITSKSVTGCLQVFSTSGAWSIYVQEGKLIYACYSEQMFEPLYRNLQRLSQQDSTLPREINEQLQTIFERGVENQSIPNPDYLAICWLVNEKYLSSLQAAMLIEQLSLEFLDSFLKIEEGSYEFIPESFLDDLPKFCHLNLRLLVEKCEAGVKISREQFWQHNQSKTRTATEIKLPPISNRQVSGDRNKQNYSRPTDKRNYTIFCVDDSPMVLNAIRGFLDEQIFSVIGVTDSLKALMEIFRVKPDMILLDVTMPNLDGYEVCSLLRKQASFRNTPVIMVTEKPSLIDRAKAKLVRASGCMTKPVNQGDLLKIIFQHMV; via the coding sequence ATGAAAACGCTTCCTATTAGTAGATACAGATTTTTCCAAAAGCTACAACCCCTATCTCTGTTAAAAAAAATCACCAGTAAGTCTGTGACTGGTTGTCTACAAGTATTTAGCACTTCTGGGGCTTGGTCAATATATGTACAAGAGGGCAAGCTGATTTATGCTTGTTACTCAGAACAAATGTTTGAGCCGCTATATAGAAACTTGCAGCGGTTAAGTCAACAAGACTCTACTCTACCGAGAGAAATTAATGAGCAGTTACAGACAATCTTTGAAAGAGGTGTAGAAAATCAATCGATACCGAATCCAGATTATTTAGCTATTTGCTGGTTAGTTAACGAGAAATATCTTAGCTCTTTACAAGCCGCAATGCTAATTGAGCAATTATCCCTAGAATTTCTAGATTCATTTCTGAAAATAGAAGAAGGGAGTTATGAATTTATCCCTGAGAGTTTTCTGGATGATCTCCCCAAGTTTTGCCATTTGAACTTGCGCTTATTAGTTGAAAAGTGTGAAGCGGGTGTAAAAATTTCGCGGGAGCAGTTTTGGCAACATAATCAGTCCAAGACACGCACCGCAACAGAAATAAAATTACCCCCCATCAGTAATAGACAAGTCTCTGGGGACAGAAACAAGCAAAATTACTCACGACCTACTGACAAGCGAAACTACACCATTTTTTGTGTAGATGATAGTCCAATGGTTTTAAATGCCATTAGAGGTTTTTTAGATGAACAAATATTTTCTGTTATTGGTGTTACCGATTCTTTAAAAGCTTTAATGGAAATTTTCCGTGTCAAACCAGATATGATTTTGCTGGATGTGACAATGCCTAATTTAGATGGGTATGAAGTGTGTTCTTTATTAAGGAAACAGGCATCCTTTAGAAATACACCTGTGATTATGGTGACAGAGAAACCTAGTTTGATAGATAGAGCTAAAGCCAAACTGGTCAGAGCTTCCGGTTGCATGACTAAGCCTGTTAATCAAGGTGACTTACTAAAAATCATTTTTCAGCACATGGTTTAA
- the cobA gene encoding uroporphyrinogen-III C-methyltransferase, whose translation MGKVYLVGAGPGDPGLMTLKGKALLQCADVVIYDALVSPQILEMINPQAEQINAGKRMGRHSLLQEETSQLLIEKAEDHAIVVRLKGGDPFIFGRGGEEMAELVAAGIAVEVVSGITAGIAAAAYAGIPLTHRLYSSSVTFVTGHESAGKYRPAINWQAIAQGSETIVIYMGIHNLPYIVEQLTLAGLSVETAIALVRWGTRPEQEELIGELGTIVEQVEETGFSAPAIAVIGAVVKMHSILAECRPVQS comes from the coding sequence TTGGGTAAGGTTTATTTAGTCGGTGCAGGTCCTGGTGATCCCGGACTCATGACTTTAAAAGGAAAAGCCCTGTTGCAATGTGCAGATGTTGTTATTTATGATGCCTTGGTAAGTCCCCAAATTCTGGAGATGATCAATCCCCAAGCCGAGCAAATTAACGCAGGTAAGCGGATGGGGAGACATTCACTGTTGCAGGAAGAAACTAGTCAACTGCTGATTGAAAAAGCTGAGGATCATGCCATTGTCGTGCGCTTGAAAGGTGGCGATCCCTTTATCTTTGGGCGGGGTGGCGAGGAAATGGCAGAATTGGTAGCAGCCGGAATTGCTGTGGAAGTTGTGTCAGGGATCACAGCCGGAATTGCGGCCGCAGCTTATGCTGGTATTCCCTTGACTCATCGTCTGTATAGTTCATCAGTGACATTTGTAACGGGTCACGAGTCTGCGGGTAAATATCGACCGGCAATTAACTGGCAAGCGATCGCGCAAGGTTCAGAAACAATTGTGATTTATATGGGTATCCACAATCTACCTTATATCGTGGAGCAGTTAACATTGGCTGGATTAAGTGTAGAGACAGCGATTGCTTTGGTCCGATGGGGTACTCGTCCAGAACAAGAAGAATTAATTGGTGAATTAGGAACAATTGTTGAGCAAGTAGAAGAGACTGGTTTTAGCGCCCCTGCGATCGCAGTAATTGGAGCGGTTGTGAAGATGCACAGCATTTTAGCTGAATGTCGTCCAGTGCAATCTTGA
- a CDS encoding sirohydrochlorin chelatase: MPSAYLLVSHGSRDPRPDIAMQELAQLVSQKLPSSENLVGTATLEVNEQPLHQQILDFAESALDCGCNCLKIVPLFLLPGVHVMTDIPAEIALAEKELGQDMIIDLKPYLGSHPNLEKLLKPTIANIKVEASILLSHGSRRSGSQQPVENMAASLGAIAAYWSVLPNLESRVKELVAGGYRQIAILPYFLFTGGITDAIAKSVEALKLQFPEVTFQLVQPLGVSAELADLICNLSKQEEKVFG; this comes from the coding sequence ATGCCTTCTGCCTATCTTTTGGTATCTCACGGAAGTCGTGATCCACGTCCAGACATTGCTATGCAGGAACTTGCCCAGCTTGTGAGTCAGAAGTTACCAAGTAGTGAAAATTTAGTAGGGACAGCGACATTAGAAGTAAATGAGCAACCTTTACACCAGCAGATTCTAGATTTCGCTGAAAGTGCTTTGGACTGTGGGTGCAACTGCCTGAAAATTGTACCGTTATTTCTTTTGCCGGGAGTTCATGTGATGACCGATATTCCCGCAGAAATAGCACTGGCAGAAAAGGAACTGGGTCAAGATATGATCATTGACCTAAAACCATATTTAGGCAGTCATCCCAATTTAGAGAAATTGCTGAAACCGACAATAGCTAACATCAAAGTAGAGGCATCAATTTTGTTATCTCATGGTAGCCGTCGTTCTGGTTCCCAACAGCCTGTAGAAAATATGGCGGCGAGTTTGGGAGCAATAGCTGCTTATTGGTCCGTACTGCCGAATTTAGAATCAAGAGTGAAAGAATTAGTCGCTGGTGGTTATAGACAAATTGCGATTCTGCCATACTTTTTATTTACTGGAGGCATAACCGATGCGATCGCTAAATCAGTAGAAGCGCTAAAATTACAATTTCCAGAGGTGACATTTCAATTAGTTCAGCCTTTAGGAGTAAGTGCGGAACTAGCTGATTTAATTTGCAATTTATCAAAACAAGAGGAAAAAGTTTTTGGGTAA
- a CDS encoding TetR/AcrR family transcriptional regulator, with translation MARDKEETKARILSAVGKLLAESGFKQLGVNAIAREAGVDKVLIYRYFENLPSLLKTFGQEGNYWITVEELIGDQTVVDDKSLTDSMVLLLTHFLSDLQERPITQEIMRWELLEGNELTQELATVRDQVAIETLEFLKQKYSFPPDQDIPAISAVLIAGIVYLVLRTKVNDTFLGIDFSSPSGWQRIEGAIASLLGAIVENDG, from the coding sequence ATGGCGCGAGATAAAGAAGAGACGAAAGCACGAATTCTATCTGCGGTTGGTAAACTTTTGGCAGAATCAGGCTTTAAGCAACTGGGGGTGAATGCGATCGCTCGTGAAGCGGGGGTTGATAAGGTTTTGATTTATCGATATTTTGAGAATTTGCCCTCATTGCTAAAAACCTTTGGACAGGAAGGTAACTACTGGATTACGGTGGAAGAATTAATTGGAGATCAAACAGTCGTTGATGATAAATCACTGACTGACTCGATGGTTTTGCTGCTAACGCACTTCCTGTCTGACTTGCAAGAACGACCCATTACCCAAGAAATTATGCGCTGGGAATTGCTGGAAGGTAATGAGTTAACCCAGGAGTTGGCAACAGTGCGAGATCAGGTTGCAATTGAAACTTTGGAATTTCTGAAGCAAAAGTATTCCTTCCCCCCAGATCAAGATATCCCTGCCATCAGTGCGGTTTTGATTGCGGGAATTGTTTATCTAGTTCTCCGCACCAAAGTCAACGACACATTTTTAGGAATTGATTTCAGTTCACCCAGCGGATGGCAACGGATTGAAGGAGCGATCGCATCTCTACTTGGGGCAATTGTGGAAAATGATGGATAA
- a CDS encoding thioesterase family protein codes for MQKITFELEVYSFHIDFIGHVNNIVYIQWMEIGRTKLLEAVEMPTHKIFQQGFAPVLVQTNITYKLPLYLGERVQAEMWISELKNASAIMQFCFYNEQKILAAEGWQKGLFLDKETMRPRRLSPEERSLFLPYVHSKVDAQGANSLVSAP; via the coding sequence ATGCAAAAAATTACCTTTGAGTTAGAGGTGTATTCTTTCCACATCGATTTTATTGGTCATGTTAACAACATTGTTTATATTCAGTGGATGGAAATTGGACGAACAAAACTGCTAGAAGCCGTTGAGATGCCAACACATAAAATTTTTCAGCAAGGGTTTGCTCCGGTTTTAGTTCAAACCAACATTACCTACAAATTACCGCTTTATTTGGGCGAACGTGTACAAGCAGAAATGTGGATCTCGGAACTAAAAAATGCCTCCGCTATTATGCAGTTTTGTTTCTATAACGAACAAAAAATATTAGCAGCAGAAGGATGGCAAAAAGGATTATTTCTTGATAAAGAAACAATGCGCCCAAGGCGGTTAAGTCCAGAGGAACGTTCTTTATTCTTGCCTTATGTACATTCAAAGGTAGATGCTCAAGGCGCTAATTC